One Cucurbita pepo subsp. pepo cultivar mu-cu-16 chromosome LG07, ASM280686v2, whole genome shotgun sequence genomic region harbors:
- the LOC111798001 gene encoding uncharacterized protein LOC111798001 → MGKRDKKQKHHDGHSRRRDFKFNSEGDVVEDGDLHSYPVVEEEEVEEEVVEVEEEEEEEEEQETSNEGSSVDIPSKFQLYQQSVQSPKGDISYLHKFFLMYVGGRQPIHFQEDFCGTALLSIEWLRNDSRRTAIGLDLDLEALTWCMENNVNRIGADGYSRISLFHGNVLHPSEARLVNPKPEEELIENLTLEDSKDNLEASASKSIVKEESASNDNNYIKRNITLPARDIVCAFNYSCCCLHSRKDLVMYFKHARASLSRKGGIFVMDLYGGTSSEQKLKLQRKFANFKYIWEQAEFDIIGRKTRISLHFDLKKQQKKLRHAFSYSWRLWSLPEIKDCLEEAGFRSIHIWIRQMPDTEEIRSIEGFGAGSEVKYEEVETFQQKDSWNAYIVGVS, encoded by the exons ATGGGAAAGCGAgacaagaaacagaaacatCACGACGGACATTCTCGTCGAAGGGATTTCAAGTTTAATTCAGAAGGAGATGTTGTGGAAGATGGTGATCTTCATAGCTATCCagtagtagaagaagaagaagttgaagaagaagtagtagaagtggaggaggaggaggaggaggaggaggaacaAGAAACAAGCAATGAGGGCTCATCAGTGGATATTCCTTCGAAATTTCAACTCTATCAACAATCAGTTCAG TCACCCAAGGGAGATATAAGTTATTTgcacaagttttttttaatgtacgTGGGAGGTAGGCAGCCGATCCATTTCCAAGAAGATTTTTGTGGCACTGCACTTTTGAG TATAGAATGGCTTCGAAATGATTCACGTAGGACTGCTATAGGTTTGGATCTTGATCTTGAGGCATTAACGTGGTGCATGGAGAACAATGTTAACCGAATTGGAGCCGACGGATATTCAAGAATCTCTCTTTTTCATGGAAATGTTCTGCATCCTTCAGAGGCCAGACTTGTGAATCCAAAGCCCGAGGAGGAGCTGattgaaaatttaacattGGAAGATAGCAAAGATAATCTCGAAGCCAGTGCATCAAAATCCATTGTGAAAGAGGAATCTGCCTCTAACGATAACAACTATATAAAGAGGAACATTACATTGCCTGCCAGAGATATTGTGTGCGCATTTAACTACAGCTGTTGTTGTCTCCATTCACGTAAAGATCTTGTTATGTATTTTAAGCATGCCCGTGCTAGCTTATCCAGAAAAGGTGGGATATTTGTCATGGATTTGTATGGCGGTACCTCGTCAGAACAGAAGTTGAAGCTTCAAAGGAAATTCGCTAATTTTAAg TATATCTGGGAGCAAGCTGAGTTCGACATCATTGGACGTAAAACGAGGATTAGCCTCCATTTTGATCTTAAGAAGCAGCAGAAGAAGCTTCGCCATGCATTTTCATACAGCTGGAGACT GTGGTCCTTACCAGAGATCAAAGACTGTTTGGAAGAGGCTGGATTCAGATCCATCCACATTTGGATTCGGCAGATGCCGGACACCGAAGAGATTAGAAGTATAGAGGGGTTTGGCGCAGGAAGTGAAGTGAAATATGAGGAGGTCGAAACTTTTCAACAAAAGGATTCTTGGAACGCATATATTGTTGGTGTTTCATAG
- the LOC111798256 gene encoding uncharacterized protein LOC111798256, with amino-acid sequence MPSSFLEILHSNFLEKLQYIWEQAEFDIIGRKTRISLHFDLKKQQKKLRHAFSYSWRLWSLPEIKDCLEEAGFRSIHIWIRQMPDTEEIRSIEGFGAGSEVKYEEVETFQQKDSWNAYIVGVS; translated from the exons ATGCCTTCTAGTTTCTTGGAGATATTGCattctaatttcttggagaAACTACAGTATATCTGGGAGCAAGCTGAGTTCGACATCATTGGACGTAAAACGAGGATTAGCCTCCATTTTGATCTTAAGAAGCAGCAGAAGAAGCTTCGCCATGCATTTTCATACAGCTGGAGACT GTGGTCCTTACCAGAGATCAAAGACTGTTTGGAAGAGGCTGGATTCAGATCCATCCACATTTGGATTCGGCAGATGCCGGACACCGAAGAGATTAGAAGTATAGAGGGGTTTGGCGCAGGAAGTGAAGTGAAATATGAGGAGGTCGAAACTTTTCAACAAAAGGATTCTTGGAACGCATATATTGTTGGTGTTTCATAG